Proteins encoded by one window of Sardina pilchardus chromosome 7, fSarPil1.1, whole genome shotgun sequence:
- the LOC134088056 gene encoding calcium-independent phospholipase A2-gamma-like, translating into MGRYLSANLVTYLGEKRLRCYSKISTLRRSCLRSVRAKRSGSSGSSGPFADVGRKVTPDAVLCSQAVRLYSTSSRNAFKSEAPIGINQEQHPSSLQLSLLRLGESFQRLSKHINFYFRSRDLAVAPSLGNSGLVYTFHEPKQRRQQRRAHSQRTGKDRSPLEDGRSTASHLRSVAVLHTSAQRHEEQSPSRLSTGLQLFHISSLATRFGESYNYVANHINSVFTRSPARDLHAQTAEDESPYRRHGRRRKALKVTTDVRQSPVNDVVSVSAQTVHAKAAEVVSVSAQTVHAKAAEVPSSWEEGYLHFAHHINRYFGAKVTDSGSVSTTQANNRSYTEPKQSPPAPQPTAPGLFHPSNTTTSFGANHAHMADHINHYFTGQSGFEDDLEGDYTDQTVLAVSSTRTQKPASFLQYILHSTTAIPHMISSYLGAGSENQQTQAPSRDAPTATRSQRVVLCQDRAEEMTRVLLGNLRNATAPSSIIACTEELNRHLIAHPACKATMWQEKLVLQLLRYRRNHTSDVKLQRAVRETMALIGYLDPVRGQGVRMLSIDGGGTRGVVPLEALKLIEAQTGKRIHQLFDYICGVSTGAVLAFMIGLGRFSLDECEEMYRRFGSDVFKQNPLVGTVKMGWTHSYYSTETWESLLKEKMGERVLIKTARSEICPKVSAVSAVVNWGTSPKAFIFRNYNHAPGRLSRYPGGSSYRLWEAVRASSAAPGYFQEFPLHSDIHQDGGLIQNNPCALAVHECRLLWPKQPFQCVLSLGTGRHDNTQRGPATSTSLRAKLNHLIYSATDTEGVHTLLADLLDEDVYFRFNPMLKAEVSLDESRAEVLDQLKSDTLQYLERNRLKLDLLCMVLGAERSALTKSRDWVSQRVWELQHRWV; encoded by the exons ATGGGTCGCTACCTCAGTGCAAACCTTGTGACTTATCTGGGAGAGAAGAGGCTTAGATGTTACTCTAAGATAAG CACACTGAGAAGAAGCTGTCTGAGATCTGTGAGGGCGAAGAGGAGCGGGAGCTCAGGGTCCAGTGGTCCGTTTGCAGACGTAGGAAGGAAAGTGACGCCTGATGCCGTCCTGTGCTCTCAGGCTGTGCGACTGTACTCCACCTCCAGCAGGAATGCCTTCAAATCAGAGGCCCCCATCGGCATCAACCAGGAGCagcatccctcctctctccagctgAGTCTGCTGCGTCTTGGAGAGTCCTTTCAGCGCCTGTCCAAACACATCAACTTCTATTTCAGAAGCAGAGACCTGGCCGTAGCACCAAGTCTCGGGAATAGTGGTTTGGTTTACACCTTCCACGAACCTAAACAGCGAAGACAACAGAGGCGGGCCCATAGCCAGAGGACAGGCAAGGACAGGAGCCCTCTGGAGGACGGGAGGAGTACTGCGAGTCATCTGAGGTCTGTGGCGGTTCTCCACACATCAGCACAGCGTCACGAGGAGCAGAGCCCCTCCAGGCTGTCCACCGGGCTGCAGCTGTTCCACATCAGCTCGCTCGCCACCAGGTTTGGGGAGAGCTACAACTACGTGGCCAATCACATCAACTCCGTCTTCACCAGAAGTCCCGCGCGAGATCTTCACGCCCAGACGGCGGAGGACGAGTCGCCATACAGGAGACATGGTAGACGGAGGAAAGCCCTTAAAGTCACCACTGATGTGCGCCAGTCGCCAGTGAACGACGTTGTTTCAGTTAGTGCCCAAACGGTGCATGCCAAGGCTGCTGAGGTGGTTTCAGTTAGTGCCCAAACGGTGCATGCCAAGGCTGCGGAGGTGCCCAGCTCTTGGGAGGAGGGGTACCTTCACTTTGCCCACCACATCAACCGCTACTTTGGAGCCAAGGTTACAGACTCCGGATCCGTTAGCACAACACAAGCGAACAACAGGTCTTACACGGAGCCCAAACAGAGCCCTCCAGCTCCGCAGCCCACAGCGCCAGGCCTCTTCCACCCgagcaacaccaccaccagcttTGGGGCCAACCACGCTCACATGGCCGATCACATAAACCACTATTTCACCGGCCAGTCGGGCTTTGAGGATGACCTGGAGGGTGATTACACGGACCAAACAGTGTTGGCCGTCAGCAGCACTCGGACGCAGAAGCCAGCTTCCTTTCTGCAGTACATTCTGCACTCCACCACCGCTATACCACATATGATAAGTAGCTACTTGGGAGCTGGCTCCGAGAACCAGCAGACTCAGGCCCCCTCCAGAGACGCACCAACGGCAACCAGGTCGCAGAGAGTG GTGCTGTGCCAGGATCGAGCAGAGGAGATGACAAGAGTCCTCCTGGGGAACCTGAGGAACGCCACTGCGCCGTCATCCATCATTGCGTGCACTGAGGAGCTGAACAGACACCTTATAGCGCACCCAGCATGCAAGGCAACGATGTGGcag GAGAAGTTGGTGTTGCAGCTGTTGCGATATAGACGGAACCACACTAGCGATGTAAAGCTTCAGAGAGCCGTCAGGGAAACCATGGCGCTGATTGGCTACCTGGATCCCGTCAGAGGACAGGGGGTGAGGATGCTGTCCATCGATGGAGGCGGCACAAG GGGAGTTGTTCCGCTTGAAGCGTTGAAGTTGATTGAGGCTCAGACGGGCAAGCGGATCCATCAGCTGTTTGACTACATCTGTGGAGTGAGCACGG GAGCCGTGCTGGCCTTCATGATCGGACTGGGCCGTTTCTCCCTGGACGAGTGTGAGGAGATGTACCGGCGCTTTGGCTCGGACGTGTTCAAACAGAACCCCCTGGTGGGCACCGTGAAGATGGGCTGGACTCACTCCTACTACAGCACCGAGACCTGGGAGTCATTACTCAA GGAGAAGATGGGGGAGCGAGTTCTCATTAAAACGGCCAGGAGCGAGATCTGTCCCAAA GTGTCTGCGGTGAGTGCGGTGGTGAACTGGGGCACCAGCCCGAAGGCCTTCATCTTCAGGAACTACAACCACGCGCCCGGGCGCCTCAGCCGCTACCCCGGGGGCTCCTCCTACAGGCTGTGGGAGGCGGTGCGGGCCTCCTCCGCCGCCCCCGGATACTTCCAGGAGTTCCCCCTGCACAGCGACATCCACCAG gaTGGCGGATTGATCCAGAATAATCCGTGTGCTCTGGCGGTGCATGAGTGCCGTCTGCTGTGGCCCAAGCAGCCCTTCCAGTGCGTGCTGTCGCTAGGCACCGGGCGCCACGACAACACCCAGCGAGGGCCAGCCACCTCCACCAGCCTCCGGGCCAAACTCAACCACCTCATATACAGCGCCACGGATACAgagg GTGTCCATACGCTGCTGGCTGACCTGCTCGATGAGGACGTCTACTTCCGGTTCAACCCGATGCTGAAGGCCGAGGTTTCGCTGGACGAGAGCCGTGCGGAGGTGCTGGACCAGCTGAAGTCGGACACGCTGCAGTACCTGGAGCGGAACCGGCTCAAACTGGACCTGCTGTGCATGGTGCTGGGGGCCGAGCGCTCAGCCCTGACCAAGAGCAGAGACTGGGTCAGCCAGAGGGTGTGGGAGCTGCAGCACCGCTgggtctga